A region from the Thauera humireducens genome encodes:
- the motB gene encoding flagellar motor protein MotB: protein MSDDTQQPIVVKRIKKGGGGAHGGAWKIAYADFVTAMMAFFLLMWLLGSTAQGDLEGIADYFQNPLKVAMQGGEGTGDSSSILQGGGEDLTRSVGQVKRGDVASSRAINLDAAGGKRKTDAELAAEQLAERRERSRLIDLKGRLEAIIEANASLRQFKNQILMDITTEGLRIQLVDEQNRPMFTSSSAELRPYTRELLREIARALNDVDNRISLSGHTDSAQYAGGERGFSNWELSSNRANASRRELVAGGLEAGKMVRVVGLADTIPLNRDDPFDPINRRISIIVLNKTTEEALRGASSTTGVEVRGGDEGAEIGDRIQGGLPSGTGAGDAGVTPVGGPAQVR from the coding sequence ATGAGCGACGATACCCAGCAGCCCATCGTCGTCAAACGCATCAAGAAGGGCGGTGGTGGCGCGCACGGTGGTGCGTGGAAGATCGCCTATGCCGACTTCGTCACGGCGATGATGGCCTTCTTCCTGCTAATGTGGCTGCTGGGGTCCACGGCGCAGGGTGACCTCGAAGGGATCGCGGATTATTTCCAGAACCCGCTCAAGGTGGCGATGCAGGGGGGCGAGGGAACGGGTGACAGCTCGAGCATCCTGCAGGGCGGGGGTGAGGATCTGACGCGCTCGGTGGGGCAGGTCAAGCGCGGCGACGTGGCAAGCTCCCGTGCCATCAACCTCGACGCGGCGGGCGGCAAGCGCAAGACCGACGCCGAACTCGCGGCCGAGCAACTGGCCGAGCGTCGGGAGCGCTCGCGGCTGATCGACCTCAAGGGACGGCTCGAGGCGATCATCGAGGCGAATGCCTCCTTGCGCCAGTTCAAGAACCAGATCCTGATGGACATCACGACCGAGGGGCTGCGGATACAGCTCGTGGATGAGCAGAACAGGCCGATGTTCACCTCGTCGAGCGCCGAACTGAGGCCCTACACGCGCGAACTCCTACGCGAGATTGCGCGGGCGCTGAACGATGTCGACAACCGGATCAGTCTCTCCGGGCATACCGACTCCGCGCAGTACGCCGGCGGCGAGCGCGGCTTCTCGAACTGGGAGCTGTCATCGAACCGCGCCAATGCATCGCGGCGGGAGTTGGTGGCCGGCGGACTCGAGGCCGGGAAGATGGTGCGCGTGGTCGGCCTCGCCGACACGATCCCGCTGAATCGGGACGACCCGTTCGATCCGATCAATCGCCGCATCAGCATCATCGTGCTCAACAAGACGACGGAAGAGGCTTTGCGCGGCGCTTCGAGCACGACCGGCGTCGAGGTGCGCGGCGGCGATGAAGGCGCGGAGATCGGCGATCGCATCCAGGGTGGGCTGCCATCCGGGACAGGCGCCGGTGACGCGGGGGTCACGCCCGTGGGCGGTCCTGCGCAGGTGCGTTGA
- the tal gene encoding transaldolase: protein MNPLLQVRQHGQQIWLDNLSRTLLNDGHLARLIAEDGVAGVTTNPAIFHKAIAGGRYYEDDLAALKQQPLSAEARYEALVIPDVQRACDLLAPLHRDSGGNAGYVSLEVSPALAHDADGTVAAGLRLRAAVNRPNLLIKVPATPAGVEAIERLIGEGVSVNVTLMFSLAHVEAVSSAYLRGLSRLCAAGGDPSTVMSVASLFLSRVDNLVDKQLDELGGDALALRGKSAVATAKLAYQRYLARFQGEEFSALNAKGARPQYMLWASTGTKNPAYSDLLYVEPLIGAETVNTLPDATLDALRDHGRVDATLDRDVDAAKAQYAALERVGVDLDAVGERLQREGLTQFEQAFAALLELTA, encoded by the coding sequence ATGAATCCGCTGCTCCAGGTACGCCAGCACGGCCAGCAGATCTGGCTCGACAACCTCTCCCGCACCTTGCTCAACGACGGTCACCTCGCACGCTTGATCGCAGAAGACGGCGTCGCCGGCGTGACCACGAACCCTGCGATCTTCCACAAGGCAATCGCCGGCGGGCGCTACTACGAAGACGATCTGGCCGCCCTCAAGCAGCAGCCCCTGAGCGCCGAGGCACGCTACGAGGCGCTCGTGATTCCGGATGTCCAGCGCGCCTGCGACCTGCTTGCGCCCCTGCATCGCGACAGTGGCGGCAATGCCGGATATGTCAGTCTCGAGGTCTCACCGGCGCTGGCGCACGACGCGGACGGCACGGTCGCGGCCGGCCTGCGGCTCAGGGCTGCGGTGAACCGGCCCAACCTGCTGATCAAGGTGCCCGCCACCCCGGCTGGCGTCGAGGCCATCGAACGCCTCATCGGCGAAGGCGTCAGCGTCAACGTGACCCTGATGTTCTCGCTCGCACACGTCGAGGCGGTGTCGAGCGCCTACCTGCGGGGCCTTTCGCGACTGTGCGCGGCTGGCGGCGATCCGTCGACGGTGATGTCCGTCGCGAGCCTCTTCCTGTCGCGTGTGGACAACTTGGTCGACAAGCAACTCGATGAACTGGGCGGTGACGCGCTCGCCCTGCGCGGCAAGAGCGCAGTGGCAACGGCCAAGCTCGCCTACCAGCGCTATCTGGCGCGCTTCCAAGGCGAGGAATTCAGCGCGCTGAACGCGAAAGGCGCTCGCCCCCAGTACATGTTGTGGGCCAGTACCGGCACCAAGAATCCCGCCTACAGCGACCTCCTGTACGTGGAGCCGCTGATTGGTGCGGAAACGGTCAACACGCTGCCCGACGCCACGCTCGACGCCCTGCGCGACCACGGCCGCGTCGACGCGACGCTGGACCGGGACGTGGATGCGGCCAAGGCGCAGTACGCCGCGCTCGAGCGCGTGGGTGTCGACCTCGACGCCGTGGGCGAACGCCTGCAGCGGGAAGGCCTGACACAGTTCGAACAGGCTTTCGCCGCGCTGCTGGAACTCACCGCCTGA
- the cheY gene encoding chemotaxis response regulator CheY, whose translation MSDPKLKFLVVDDFSTMRRIVRNLLKELGFTNVDEAEDGAIALQKLNSGQFDFVVTDWNMPNMDGLTLLQTIRRSPHLKHLPVLMITAEAKKENIIAAAQAGASGYIVKPFTAATLSEKMQKIFEKMGHSA comes from the coding sequence ATGTCCGACCCCAAACTGAAATTCCTCGTCGTCGATGATTTCTCGACCATGCGGCGCATCGTCCGCAACCTGCTCAAGGAGCTGGGTTTCACGAACGTCGATGAGGCCGAGGATGGCGCGATCGCGCTGCAGAAGCTCAACAGCGGGCAGTTCGACTTCGTCGTTACCGACTGGAACATGCCCAACATGGACGGTCTGACCCTGCTGCAGACGATCCGTCGTTCGCCCCATCTCAAGCACCTGCCGGTGCTCATGATCACCGCCGAGGCAAAGAAGGAGAACATCATCGCGGCGGCGCAGGCGGGTGCGAGCGGCTACATTGTGAAGCCTTTCACGGCCGCGACACTGTCGGAGAAGATGCAGAAGATCTTCGAGAAGATGGGGCACTCCGCCTGA
- the cheZ gene encoding protein phosphatase CheZ: MSKKARLDESGDSDDLQALFDSIASEPAGASTPAPKPAPAVVAPSADGSGDNDELQALFDAVAAEAGAAPAAASEPPAADAEGEAVFNRLGQMTRQLHDTLRELGLNQALQEFAVAMPDARQRLDYIAQMTEQAASRVLNATDIARPLQDGLQSGAGALRGRWDQLFAGQLSPDEFRQLSAETRDFLGTVDANSRATNAQLMEIMMAQDFQDLTGQVIKRVVELAQTLESQLLQVLLETAPPNLKFEHKINLMNGPVIDGKRPDVVTTQAQVDDLLESLGF; encoded by the coding sequence ATGAGCAAGAAGGCAAGACTAGACGAATCGGGCGACTCGGACGACCTGCAGGCGCTGTTTGACAGCATTGCATCCGAGCCTGCGGGCGCATCGACGCCCGCGCCGAAACCTGCGCCTGCCGTGGTAGCCCCCTCTGCCGACGGATCGGGGGACAACGACGAGCTCCAGGCCCTGTTCGACGCAGTGGCTGCGGAGGCGGGCGCCGCCCCCGCCGCAGCCTCTGAGCCGCCGGCCGCCGATGCGGAGGGCGAGGCCGTGTTCAACCGCCTTGGCCAGATGACACGCCAATTGCACGACACGCTGCGTGAGTTGGGACTCAACCAGGCGCTGCAGGAATTTGCCGTCGCGATGCCCGACGCCCGTCAGCGACTCGACTACATCGCGCAGATGACCGAGCAGGCGGCGAGCCGGGTGCTCAATGCGACGGACATCGCCCGTCCGCTGCAGGACGGTCTGCAAAGCGGAGCCGGTGCCCTGCGCGGACGTTGGGATCAGCTTTTCGCCGGACAGCTGTCGCCTGACGAGTTCCGTCAGCTGAGTGCCGAGACCCGCGATTTCCTCGGCACGGTCGATGCGAATAGCCGTGCGACCAACGCCCAGCTGATGGAAATCATGATGGCGCAGGATTTCCAGGACCTGACAGGGCAGGTTATCAAGCGTGTGGTCGAGCTCGCGCAGACACTGGAGAGCCAGCTGTTGCAGGTGCTGCTCGAAACCGCTCCGCCGAATCTGAAGTTCGAGCACAAGATAAACCTGATGAATGGTCCGGTCATCGACGGCAAACGACCCGACGTCGTGACCACGCAGGCCCAGGTGGACGACCTGCTCGAGAGCCTCGGGTTCTGA
- a CDS encoding chemotaxis protein — protein sequence MLKADKDHALLESVDSRTTLAGSNCMEILLFSLGTTENFGINVFKVREVCTTPFITRTPNMPRGVEGLISLRGNVIPVLSLSSILGVSEPGMALGGSMMVTEYSKRTLGFLVQEVDRIIRVDWEKVRTPDNVSAGTQSYITAITELPDGRLVSILDVETIMANTFGDAVVGNIAPLHNGHEVNVFFVDDSGVARRKITEVLDKLGVRHKHAVNGMEAWTRLISIADHCDLVGRDLTEEIDLIMVDAEMPEMDGYVLTRNIKADPRFENIPVVMHSSLSSEANRAMGKRVGVDAYVAKFDADVLADTLRPMLERAQRAA from the coding sequence ATGTTGAAAGCTGATAAGGACCACGCCCTGCTTGAATCGGTCGATAGCCGCACGACGCTGGCCGGCTCGAACTGCATGGAGATCCTGCTGTTCTCGCTCGGCACGACGGAAAACTTCGGCATCAACGTGTTCAAGGTGCGCGAAGTCTGCACGACCCCCTTCATCACACGCACCCCCAACATGCCGCGCGGTGTCGAAGGCTTGATTTCCCTGCGTGGCAACGTGATCCCGGTGCTCTCGTTGTCGAGCATTCTCGGGGTGTCCGAGCCGGGCATGGCGCTTGGCGGCTCGATGATGGTGACCGAGTACAGCAAGCGCACACTGGGTTTCCTGGTGCAGGAAGTCGACCGCATCATCCGGGTCGACTGGGAGAAGGTGCGCACGCCGGATAACGTTTCGGCCGGCACGCAGAGCTACATCACCGCGATCACCGAACTGCCCGACGGCCGCCTCGTCTCCATCCTCGACGTGGAGACGATCATGGCGAATACCTTCGGCGATGCAGTCGTCGGCAACATCGCGCCGCTCCACAACGGGCATGAAGTCAACGTCTTCTTCGTCGATGACTCGGGTGTGGCCCGGCGCAAGATCACCGAGGTGCTCGACAAGCTCGGCGTGCGCCACAAGCATGCGGTGAATGGCATGGAAGCCTGGACCCGGCTCATCAGCATCGCCGACCACTGCGATCTGGTCGGGCGCGACCTGACCGAGGAGATCGACCTCATCATGGTCGATGCCGAGATGCCGGAGATGGACGGCTATGTCCTGACGCGCAACATCAAGGCCGACCCCCGTTTCGAGAACATTCCGGTCGTGATGCATTCCTCGCTGTCGTCCGAGGCCAACCGGGCGATGGGCAAGCGTGTGGGTGTGGATGCCTACGTGGCAAAATTCGACGCCGATGTACTCGCCGACACCTTGCGTCCGATGCTGGAACGGGCGCAGCGGGCCGCCTGA
- a CDS encoding chemotaxis protein CheA: MSDFAGMEDLLQDFLIEAGDLLSGVDNKLVDLERSPDDVGLLNDIFRGFHTIKGGAGFLNATELVNVCHLTENLFDKLRNSELSVTPETMDVILAATSAVRDMFGQLEHGTQPPAADPALIAALKAALAGEQVRLSGAAQAAPVAPMAIPKPGEPDWDVLYSAVTGKTVVQPKAAVAAPAQTLPAVQAPVESPEAIIKAAIGRRAIDKPGATGPSGRRDTERQRDNSIRVDTARLDQVLNLSGEIGLTKNRLNALRSDILSGRNDTETLHALDLAVSQLDLLVSDLQNAVMKTRMQPVGRLFQKYPRIARDLARNLGKDVELVLAGEETEIDKTMIEDLADPIIHLIRNAVDHGVEEPAGRIAAGKPEKSNVRLEARQEGDHIVILVADDGRGMDAERLRAKALAKGLITDEEASTMDERQSYNLVFLPGFSTVEQVSDVSGRGVGMDVVRTNIQKLNGSIEIRSQLGKGTTFIINLPLTLAILPVLLVRLGDQPFAVPLSMVREILPIDPANIQDVGAKATMVVRGEVLQILPLASLIGWPQERVPQYGVLMQAAELSFILAIDSFAGREDAVIKSLDDFRPKGVAGVTTLSNGQIVLILDMKELLTAAGDQRGVGRSALVRQAPKLTVA; this comes from the coding sequence ATGAGTGATTTTGCCGGAATGGAGGACCTGCTTCAGGACTTCCTCATCGAGGCCGGGGACCTTCTGTCGGGGGTAGACAACAAGCTGGTCGATCTCGAACGTTCGCCAGACGACGTCGGCCTGCTCAACGACATCTTCCGCGGTTTTCACACGATCAAGGGCGGCGCAGGCTTCCTGAATGCGACCGAATTGGTCAACGTGTGCCATCTGACCGAGAACCTGTTCGACAAACTGCGCAACAGCGAACTGTCGGTGACCCCGGAAACGATGGACGTCATCCTGGCGGCGACTTCGGCCGTGCGCGACATGTTCGGCCAGCTCGAGCACGGGACCCAGCCGCCTGCGGCCGACCCTGCGCTGATTGCGGCACTCAAGGCAGCCCTGGCCGGCGAGCAGGTTCGACTGTCTGGCGCGGCGCAGGCGGCGCCTGTTGCGCCCATGGCGATCCCGAAGCCGGGCGAGCCCGACTGGGACGTGCTCTATTCGGCCGTGACCGGCAAGACGGTGGTGCAGCCCAAGGCTGCCGTTGCGGCGCCTGCGCAGACCTTGCCGGCCGTGCAAGCGCCGGTAGAGTCGCCCGAGGCGATCATCAAGGCTGCGATCGGGCGGCGCGCGATCGACAAGCCGGGCGCCACTGGGCCGAGCGGCAGGCGTGACACCGAGCGCCAGCGCGACAACTCGATCAGGGTCGACACCGCGCGCCTCGACCAGGTCCTGAATCTGTCGGGTGAAATCGGCCTGACGAAGAACCGCCTGAATGCGCTGCGCAGCGACATCCTCAGCGGCCGCAATGACACCGAGACCCTGCATGCGCTCGATCTGGCGGTGAGCCAGCTCGACCTGCTGGTGTCCGACCTGCAGAACGCGGTGATGAAGACCCGCATGCAGCCAGTTGGCCGCCTGTTCCAGAAGTACCCGCGGATTGCCCGCGACCTCGCACGCAACCTCGGCAAGGATGTCGAACTCGTCCTGGCGGGTGAGGAGACCGAGATCGACAAGACGATGATCGAGGACCTTGCTGATCCGATCATCCACCTCATCCGGAACGCGGTTGACCATGGCGTCGAGGAGCCTGCCGGTCGTATCGCAGCGGGCAAGCCCGAGAAGTCGAATGTCCGCCTCGAGGCGCGCCAGGAAGGCGACCACATCGTCATCCTGGTCGCAGACGACGGGCGCGGCATGGATGCCGAGCGCCTGCGCGCCAAGGCGCTCGCGAAAGGCCTCATCACGGATGAGGAAGCGAGCACGATGGATGAGCGCCAGAGCTACAACCTGGTCTTCCTGCCCGGCTTCTCCACCGTCGAACAGGTATCGGACGTCTCCGGCCGTGGCGTGGGCATGGACGTGGTCCGCACCAACATCCAGAAGCTCAATGGCTCGATCGAGATCCGCTCGCAACTGGGCAAGGGCACGACTTTCATCATCAACCTGCCGCTGACGCTGGCGATCCTTCCTGTGCTGCTGGTGCGGCTGGGCGACCAGCCCTTCGCCGTGCCGCTGTCTATGGTGCGGGAGATCCTGCCGATCGATCCGGCGAACATCCAGGACGTGGGCGCGAAGGCGACGATGGTCGTGCGCGGCGAAGTGCTGCAGATCCTGCCGCTGGCGTCGCTGATCGGCTGGCCCCAGGAGCGCGTCCCTCAATACGGGGTGCTGATGCAGGCAGCCGAGCTGTCCTTCATTCTCGCGATCGACAGCTTTGCCGGCCGCGAGGACGCGGTGATCAAGTCGCTCGACGACTTCCGTCCGAAGGGCGTCGCGGGCGTGACGACGCTGTCGAACGGCCAGATCGTCCTGATCCTGGACATGAAGGAGTTGCTGACGGCAGCCGGCGACCAGCGCGGTGTCGGCCGCTCCGCCCTGGTGCGTCAGGCGCCGAAGCTTACCGTGGCCTGA
- a CDS encoding pseudouridine synthase yields the protein MLDILYRDEWLVAIHKPSGLLVHRSPIAARDERFAVQLLRDQIGRRVFPAHRLDRGTSGVLLFALDAAMAAALGAQFEARTVAKRYVAVVRGHPPEAGAIDHPLVRKLDAIERRHGVGAGRRDALPEDEDDDSAADGQKTEGAAAALPALTHFRRLATVELPHAVDRYPTSRYALVELTPETGRRHQLRRHLKHLSHPIIGDATYGKGRHNRLFQTLFGCQRLLLACTTLTVTHPATGALLNITAPLADDFGAVLRQLGWDEAVTG from the coding sequence ATGCTCGACATCCTCTATCGCGACGAATGGCTGGTCGCCATCCACAAGCCCTCCGGCTTGCTGGTGCACCGCAGCCCGATCGCGGCCCGTGATGAACGCTTCGCGGTGCAACTGCTGCGGGACCAGATCGGACGCAGGGTCTTTCCCGCACACCGCCTGGATCGCGGCACCTCGGGCGTGCTGTTGTTCGCGCTAGACGCCGCGATGGCTGCCGCGCTGGGCGCACAGTTCGAGGCACGGACGGTCGCGAAGCGCTACGTCGCCGTCGTACGTGGCCATCCGCCCGAGGCGGGCGCCATCGACCATCCGCTCGTCCGCAAACTCGACGCGATCGAGCGCAGGCACGGCGTGGGCGCAGGCCGGCGGGACGCTCTGCCTGAAGACGAGGACGATGATTCCGCAGCAGACGGACAGAAGACCGAGGGCGCTGCCGCCGCCCTGCCCGCGCTGACGCATTTCCGGCGGCTGGCGACCGTCGAGTTGCCCCACGCCGTCGACCGTTACCCGACCAGCCGTTACGCCCTCGTCGAACTCACGCCGGAAACCGGCCGTCGTCATCAGTTGCGCCGCCACCTCAAGCACCTCTCGCACCCGATCATCGGCGATGCCACCTACGGCAAGGGTCGGCACAACCGGCTGTTCCAGACCCTGTTCGGCTGCCAGCGCCTGCTGCTCGCCTGCACCACGCTGACCGTCACACACCCGGCAACGGGGGCCCTCCTGAACATCACGGCTCCGCTGGCTGACGATTTCGGCGCCGTGCTCCGACAACTGGGCTGGGACGAGGCCGTGACGGGCTGA
- a CDS encoding superoxide dismutase: MEHTLPALPYAKDALAPHISAETLEFHYGKHHQAYVTNLNNLIKGTEYENLDLEAIIKKAPAGGIYNNSAQVWNHTFFWNSMKPNGGGEPTGALADAIKAKWGSFEDFKKAFQTSAVGNFGSGWTWLVKKADGSVDIVNMGAAGTPLTTGDTALLCIDVWEHAYYIDYRNRRPDFVATFLDKLANWDFAAQNFA, encoded by the coding sequence ATGGAACACACCCTGCCCGCCCTGCCGTATGCCAAGGACGCCCTGGCTCCGCACATTTCGGCCGAAACGCTCGAGTTCCACTACGGCAAGCACCACCAGGCCTACGTGACCAACCTGAACAACCTGATCAAGGGCACCGAGTACGAGAACCTCGACCTCGAAGCCATCATCAAGAAGGCACCGGCCGGCGGCATCTACAACAACTCCGCCCAGGTCTGGAACCACACCTTCTTCTGGAACAGCATGAAGCCGAACGGCGGCGGCGAGCCGACCGGCGCGCTGGCTGACGCCATCAAGGCCAAGTGGGGTTCGTTCGAGGACTTCAAGAAGGCCTTCCAGACCTCGGCCGTGGGCAACTTCGGTTCGGGCTGGACCTGGCTGGTGAAGAAGGCCGACGGCTCGGTCGACATCGTCAACATGGGCGCCGCCGGCACCCCGCTGACCACTGGCGACACCGCACTGCTCTGTATCGACGTGTGGGAGCACGCCTACTACATCGACTACCGGAACCGTCGTCCGGACTTCGTCGCCACCTTCCTCGACAAGCTGGCCAACTGGGACTTCGCGGCGCAGAACTTCGCCTGA
- a CDS encoding chemotaxis protein has product MSDLLKNIDARTRLAGTNKLEILLFTLGVDSRTGRRETFGINVFKVREVMRTPKITAAPEMPASVEGMVSLRGVLVPVVDLARYVGIGVETPRDIMIVTEYNGHTQGFLVEAVDTILRLDWSQMRVPPDMLTANLGGLVTAVTELADKKLVMMLDVEKVLSETTNYDDDFMFKDIERLPDANEHVVFFADDSSVARRQISQTLDALGVRYVGSVNGRQAWEELKKVAALADATGRKVTDLVSLVLTDVEMPEMDGYILTKQIKSDRRFAGVPVLMHSSLSGMSNQQLGMSVGVDEYVPKFEPQRLAQTLARLLAERGHKGDTK; this is encoded by the coding sequence ATGTCCGATCTGCTCAAGAATATCGATGCCCGTACCCGGCTTGCGGGCACCAACAAGCTCGAGATTCTGCTGTTCACGCTGGGCGTGGATTCGCGCACGGGACGACGCGAGACGTTCGGCATCAACGTCTTCAAGGTGCGCGAGGTGATGCGCACGCCCAAGATCACCGCCGCACCCGAGATGCCGGCCTCGGTCGAAGGCATGGTCAGCCTGCGCGGGGTGCTGGTGCCGGTGGTCGATCTGGCGCGCTACGTCGGCATCGGCGTCGAAACGCCACGCGACATCATGATCGTCACCGAGTACAACGGCCACACCCAGGGCTTCCTGGTCGAGGCGGTCGACACCATCCTGCGACTGGACTGGTCGCAGATGCGCGTGCCGCCCGACATGCTCACGGCCAACCTCGGCGGCCTCGTCACTGCGGTGACCGAGCTTGCCGACAAGAAGCTCGTCATGATGCTCGACGTCGAGAAGGTGTTGTCGGAGACCACCAACTATGACGACGACTTCATGTTCAAGGATATCGAGCGCCTGCCCGATGCGAATGAGCACGTGGTGTTCTTCGCCGACGACTCCTCGGTCGCCCGCCGCCAGATCTCCCAGACGCTCGACGCGTTGGGGGTGCGCTACGTCGGGTCGGTCAACGGCCGCCAGGCGTGGGAAGAGCTCAAGAAGGTCGCGGCACTTGCCGATGCCACCGGACGCAAGGTCACGGATCTCGTCAGCCTGGTGCTGACCGACGTCGAGATGCCGGAGATGGACGGCTACATCCTGACCAAGCAGATCAAGTCGGACCGCCGCTTTGCCGGCGTTCCCGTGCTGATGCATTCATCGCTGTCGGGCATGTCGAACCAGCAGCTCGGGATGTCGGTCGGCGTGGATGAGTACGTGCCCAAGTTCGAACCGCAGCGCCTGGCCCAGACCCTGGCCCGGCTGCTGGCCGAGCGCGGCCACAAAGGCGATACGAAGTGA
- the xseA gene encoding exodeoxyribonuclease VII large subunit — MFDAAISSDNTPSRPPAGPISQILTVSALNRLAREALEAALPLMWIAGEISNLTRAASGHLYFTLKDANAQVRCAMWRNRAQLLAFRPENGMRVEVRALATLYEARGDYQLNVETIRPAGIGDLAEAFRRLKDKLAAEGLFDPAGRLQLPRFPRGIGIVTSPAAAALRDVLVTLQRRAPHVPVVLYPAPVQGADAAGRLLDALMTAGRRATGDGIDVLLLVRGGGSLEDLWSFNDEALARTIHACPLPVVSGVGHETDFTIADFVADLRAPTPTGAAELATAGWHAATGETAAIAGRLQRSIARRLEGLEQRVDRASLRLVHPRERLRRAADELEVQGKRLRRAMHHQIERAHFRQAALDLRLARARPMLSPKLDRLAVLEGRLERAAHQLLAARHSRLEALESHLQHLSPESVLARGYAIARDADGNVLRSTRQVTNEDVVDVQLADGTLRTRVTGLGL; from the coding sequence ATGTTCGACGCAGCCATTTCCTCCGATAACACCCCCTCGCGGCCGCCCGCGGGCCCGATTTCGCAGATCCTGACCGTATCGGCGCTCAACAGGCTCGCCCGCGAAGCCCTCGAGGCTGCCCTGCCCCTCATGTGGATCGCAGGCGAGATCTCGAACCTGACCCGTGCGGCCTCTGGCCATCTCTACTTCACGCTCAAGGACGCCAACGCGCAGGTACGCTGCGCGATGTGGCGCAACCGCGCACAGTTGCTCGCCTTCCGGCCCGAGAATGGAATGCGTGTCGAAGTGCGTGCGCTGGCGACCCTGTACGAGGCGCGCGGCGACTACCAGCTCAATGTCGAGACCATCCGGCCGGCGGGCATCGGCGACCTCGCCGAAGCCTTTCGCAGGCTGAAGGACAAGCTGGCCGCAGAGGGTCTGTTCGACCCGGCGGGCCGCCTCCAGCTGCCGCGCTTCCCGCGCGGGATCGGCATCGTCACGTCGCCGGCGGCGGCGGCGCTGCGCGACGTACTGGTCACTTTGCAGCGACGCGCGCCCCACGTTCCGGTCGTGCTGTACCCCGCGCCGGTCCAGGGCGCGGACGCCGCGGGCCGGCTGCTCGATGCGCTGATGACGGCCGGACGTCGCGCCACCGGCGACGGCATCGACGTCCTTCTGCTGGTCCGCGGCGGTGGCAGCCTGGAAGACCTCTGGTCTTTCAACGACGAAGCTCTCGCACGCACGATCCACGCCTGTCCGCTGCCCGTGGTCAGCGGCGTGGGACACGAGACCGACTTCACCATCGCCGACTTCGTCGCCGACCTCCGCGCGCCGACGCCCACCGGCGCAGCCGAGCTCGCGACCGCCGGCTGGCATGCCGCCACTGGAGAAACCGCTGCGATCGCCGGGCGCTTGCAGCGCAGCATCGCACGTCGGCTGGAAGGCCTCGAGCAGCGGGTCGACCGCGCGTCGCTCCGGCTGGTGCATCCGCGCGAACGCCTGCGGCGCGCTGCGGACGAACTCGAGGTTCAAGGCAAGCGACTGCGGCGGGCGATGCATCACCAGATCGAACGTGCGCATTTCCGCCAGGCCGCGCTGGATCTCCGTCTGGCGCGCGCACGCCCCATGTTGTCCCCCAAGCTGGACCGATTGGCGGTGCTTGAGGGACGGCTCGAGCGCGCCGCGCATCAGCTGCTCGCAGCACGGCACAGCAGGCTCGAGGCGCTCGAATCGCACCTCCAGCATCTCAGCCCCGAATCGGTGCTGGCACGCGGCTATGCCATCGCCCGCGACGCGGATGGCAATGTGCTGCGTTCGACACGGCAGGTCACCAACGAAGACGTGGTCGACGTCCAGCTCGCCGACGGGACACTGCGAACCCGCGTGACGGGACTCGGTCTATGA